Proteins encoded in a region of the Watersipora subatra chromosome 5, tzWatSuba1.1, whole genome shotgun sequence genome:
- the LOC137397650 gene encoding uncharacterized protein isoform X2 produces the protein MNNIYFPSHQLPLSIAMMVSFNIAEIGWPPLVDSMMENLDFKMTFIALGSLNTLNFVAALIYTPEYASKKDVTNQNTTETQKKELSIKGQKAGIYHLQRFGGNVLHHENKTDEPEGKISDCIFEDKEMKKEKSERKKTDLREVIRIVRQSSRISQVLLVGSSDIGIDEDNLEEKFNEETKSTKSSKSDNSLLPIFKTKGMLSYLLVALLTTGGLACFYAVLGDYTYHNLGFTLTEFSFGIVLKGVAQLIVTIGLTLLTNYFLVSSSVIYCVGQMGMLSAVGLMLVKPSTEVFYVIMVICGIFKGLQLSSFFGVCLELTSPEQSVTAYSVELFFDGLGALTLPYLAIEAQVNWNINAGLYLSMGIFGLGIAFMMHLICTRLTSAKVYKPDTAKDDIRSTSIDWLNKT, from the exons ATGAACAACATATATTTTCCCTCTCACCAGCTTCCTCTCTCAATAGCCATGATGGTGAGCTTCAACATCGCTGAAATTGGATGGCCTCCACTAGTAG ATTCAATGATGGAGAATCTCGACTTCAAAATGACATTCATCGCTCTCGGAAGTTTGAACACACTGAACTTTGTGGCCGCACTTATTTACACTCCAGAATATGCTAGTAAGAAAGATGTTACCAATCAGAATACTACAGAAACACAAAAGAAAGAACTAAGTATTAAAG GCCAAAAGGCAGGAATATATCATCTCCAGAGGTTTGGAGGAAATGTATTGCATCATGAAAACAAAACGGATGAGCCTGAAGGAAAGATTTCGGATTGCATATTTGAAGACAAGGaaatgaaaaaagagaaaag tgaaagaaaaaaaactgaTTTGAGAGAGGTGATACGGATTGTCCGTCAGTCAAGCCGCATTTCACAGGTGCTTCTTGTCGGTAGCTCAGACATTGGAATTGAT GAAGACAACCTTGAGGAAAAGTTTAATGAGGAGACAAAGTCTACGAAGAGTTCAAAAAGTGATAACTCCTTGCTGCCTATCTTTAAAACTAAAGGA ATGCTCAGCTACCTGCTTGTCGCTCTGCTAACCACTGGAGGACTCGCTTGTTTTTATGCGGTTCTTGGCGACTACACCTACCACAACCTTGGATTTACTTTGACAGAATTTAGCTTTG GAATTGTTCTCAAAGGAGTAGCACAGCTGATAGTAACCATTGGACTCACCCTTCTCACCAACTACTTCCTGGTCAGCTCATCTGTCATATACTGTGTGGGACAGATGGGGATGCTTTCAGCAGTTGGGCTTATGCTTGTAAAGCCCTCAACAG AGGTTTTCTATGTAATCATGGTAATATGTGGGATATTCAAAGGACTGCAGTTGTCATCTTTTTTTGGAGTCTGTCTTGAGCTGACGTCACCAGAGCAGTCCGTTACCGCCTACTCTGTTGAGTTATTTTTTGATGGACTTGGAGCCTTGACCCTTCCCTATCTTGCTA ttGAAGCTCAAGTAAATTGGAACATAAATGCTGGTCTGTATTTGTCAATGGGAATATTTGGACTAGGAATCGCCTTTATGATGCACCTCATCTGTACACGACTCACATCTGCTAAGGTTTACAAGCCAGACACTGCCAAAGATGACATTAGGTCTACTAGTATTGATTGGTTAAACAAGACGTAA
- the LOC137397650 gene encoding uncharacterized protein isoform X1, producing MFNSHLFSASRYRWLVACTGLITNILNCGYAFSTMAMLPLHLQRHYGERTLSVNIGTVQLAMCFMGVLPGNLIRQKLGERRTQAIAAVLTVVGLTSTAFSREPWQGMLASGVLYGTGAALNHVVSYSMNNIYFPSHQLPLSIAMMVSFNIAEIGWPPLVDSMMENLDFKMTFIALGSLNTLNFVAALIYTPEYASKKDVTNQNTTETQKKELSIKGQKAGIYHLQRFGGNVLHHENKTDEPEGKISDCIFEDKEMKKEKSERKKTDLREVIRIVRQSSRISQVLLVGSSDIGIDEDNLEEKFNEETKSTKSSKSDNSLLPIFKTKGMLSYLLVALLTTGGLACFYAVLGDYTYHNLGFTLTEFSFGIVLKGVAQLIVTIGLTLLTNYFLVSSSVIYCVGQMGMLSAVGLMLVKPSTEVFYVIMVICGIFKGLQLSSFFGVCLELTSPEQSVTAYSVELFFDGLGALTLPYLAIEAQVNWNINAGLYLSMGIFGLGIAFMMHLICTRLTSAKVYKPDTAKDDIRSTSIDWLNKT from the exons ATGTTCAATAGCCATTTATTTTCAGCGAGCAGGTACAGGTGGCTAGTTGCATGCACTGGTTTGATAACTAACATACTTAACTGCGGCTATGCATTTTCTACAATGGCCATGCTGCCTCTACATTTACAGAGGCACTATGGAGAAAGAACTTTATCGGTCAATATCGGAACTGTACAGCTTGCAATGTGCTTCATGGGAG tACTACCGGGCAATCTAATAAGGCAAAAGCTTGGAGAGAGACGGACTCAAGCTATTGCTGCTGTGCTTACTGTAGTAGGATTGACTTCTACCGCCTTTTCTAGAGAGCCATGGCAGGGCATGCTAGCAAGTGGTGTTCTATATG GAACTGGTGCAGCTCTAAATCACGTCGTGTCTTACTCCATGAACAACATATATTTTCCCTCTCACCAGCTTCCTCTCTCAATAGCCATGATGGTGAGCTTCAACATCGCTGAAATTGGATGGCCTCCACTAGTAG ATTCAATGATGGAGAATCTCGACTTCAAAATGACATTCATCGCTCTCGGAAGTTTGAACACACTGAACTTTGTGGCCGCACTTATTTACACTCCAGAATATGCTAGTAAGAAAGATGTTACCAATCAGAATACTACAGAAACACAAAAGAAAGAACTAAGTATTAAAG GCCAAAAGGCAGGAATATATCATCTCCAGAGGTTTGGAGGAAATGTATTGCATCATGAAAACAAAACGGATGAGCCTGAAGGAAAGATTTCGGATTGCATATTTGAAGACAAGGaaatgaaaaaagagaaaag tgaaagaaaaaaaactgaTTTGAGAGAGGTGATACGGATTGTCCGTCAGTCAAGCCGCATTTCACAGGTGCTTCTTGTCGGTAGCTCAGACATTGGAATTGAT GAAGACAACCTTGAGGAAAAGTTTAATGAGGAGACAAAGTCTACGAAGAGTTCAAAAAGTGATAACTCCTTGCTGCCTATCTTTAAAACTAAAGGA ATGCTCAGCTACCTGCTTGTCGCTCTGCTAACCACTGGAGGACTCGCTTGTTTTTATGCGGTTCTTGGCGACTACACCTACCACAACCTTGGATTTACTTTGACAGAATTTAGCTTTG GAATTGTTCTCAAAGGAGTAGCACAGCTGATAGTAACCATTGGACTCACCCTTCTCACCAACTACTTCCTGGTCAGCTCATCTGTCATATACTGTGTGGGACAGATGGGGATGCTTTCAGCAGTTGGGCTTATGCTTGTAAAGCCCTCAACAG AGGTTTTCTATGTAATCATGGTAATATGTGGGATATTCAAAGGACTGCAGTTGTCATCTTTTTTTGGAGTCTGTCTTGAGCTGACGTCACCAGAGCAGTCCGTTACCGCCTACTCTGTTGAGTTATTTTTTGATGGACTTGGAGCCTTGACCCTTCCCTATCTTGCTA ttGAAGCTCAAGTAAATTGGAACATAAATGCTGGTCTGTATTTGTCAATGGGAATATTTGGACTAGGAATCGCCTTTATGATGCACCTCATCTGTACACGACTCACATCTGCTAAGGTTTACAAGCCAGACACTGCCAAAGATGACATTAGGTCTACTAGTATTGATTGGTTAAACAAGACGTAA